One Mesorhizobium sp. L-2-11 genomic region harbors:
- a CDS encoding RBBP9/YdeN family alpha/beta hydrolase, with amino-acid sequence MKVKDADILIVPGYTNSGPDHWQSRWQSKLSTARRVEQAEWSKPVREDWTASVAKAVNEAERPVVVVAHSLGVAAVIQAMPQFQRRVAGAFFVAPPDVANPEIKPRHLMTFGPYPREPLAFPSVVIASRNDPFCTFEVAEDIAGAWGSLFIDAGEAGHLNADAGFGPWPEGSMTFAKFLTDL; translated from the coding sequence ATGAAAGTCAAGGATGCAGACATTCTTATCGTGCCGGGCTACACCAATTCCGGCCCCGACCATTGGCAGAGCCGCTGGCAGTCGAAATTGTCGACGGCGCGGCGCGTCGAGCAGGCGGAATGGTCGAAGCCAGTGCGTGAAGACTGGACGGCGAGCGTAGCGAAGGCGGTCAACGAGGCCGAACGACCGGTCGTTGTCGTCGCGCACTCACTCGGCGTCGCCGCCGTGATCCAGGCAATGCCGCAGTTCCAGCGTCGGGTCGCCGGAGCCTTCTTCGTGGCGCCGCCCGACGTCGCCAATCCAGAGATAAAACCCAGGCACCTGATGACCTTCGGCCCTTATCCGCGCGAGCCGCTGGCATTTCCCTCGGTGGTGATCGCCAGCCGCAACGATCCGTTCTGCACGTTCGAGGTGGCCGAGGACATTGCCGGCGCCTGGGGCTCACTGTTCATCGATGCCGGCGAGGCCGGACATCTCAACGCCGATGCCGGCTTCGGCCCATGGCCGGAAGGCTCGATGACTTTTGCGAAATTCCTGACGGACCTTTAG
- a CDS encoding VOC family protein, whose amino-acid sequence MSELPFAATTPVSVARVGLRARDAENLAAYYRDVVGLRELSRTGGTITLGAANRPLLDIEADAAAKPDDPRSAGLFHTAFLLPSRADLGRWINHAIANNIGIDGASDHLVSEALYLTDPEGNGIEIYADRRREDWKWNGDKIAMATERLNISSVVAEEPAGDAGWQGMPDNSIIGHVHLRVGRPEDAEAWWHQEFGFDTMAKYGGAAVFLSSGGYHHHIGANSWQSAGAGRRDPSRSGLAWVEMRSNNVVDATTREDPWGTVIRTVSGKA is encoded by the coding sequence ATGAGTGAATTGCCTTTTGCCGCCACGACCCCGGTCAGCGTTGCCCGCGTCGGGTTGCGGGCGCGAGATGCCGAAAATCTCGCTGCCTATTATCGCGACGTCGTCGGGCTGCGGGAACTGAGCCGCACCGGCGGCACGATCACGCTGGGCGCCGCCAATCGTCCCTTGCTCGACATCGAGGCGGATGCAGCGGCAAAGCCCGACGATCCGCGCAGCGCCGGCCTGTTTCACACCGCCTTCCTGCTACCCAGCCGGGCCGACCTCGGGCGCTGGATCAACCACGCCATCGCCAACAATATCGGCATCGACGGCGCTTCCGACCATCTGGTCAGCGAGGCGCTTTACCTGACCGATCCTGAAGGCAACGGCATTGAGATCTATGCCGACCGCCGCCGTGAGGACTGGAAGTGGAATGGTGACAAGATAGCGATGGCGACCGAACGGCTGAATATTTCGTCGGTCGTCGCCGAAGAGCCGGCCGGCGATGCCGGCTGGCAGGGGATGCCGGACAACAGCATCATCGGCCATGTCCATCTGCGCGTCGGTCGGCCCGAAGACGCCGAGGCCTGGTGGCATCAGGAATTCGGCTTCGATACCATGGCGAAATATGGTGGCGCGGCGGTGTTCCTGTCATCAGGCGGCTACCACCACCACATCGGCGCCAATTCGTGGCAGAGCGCCGGCGCCGGCCGTCGTGATCCTTCCCGCTCCGGCCTCGCCTGGGTCGAAATGCGTTCGAACAACGTGGTTGATGCAACGACGCGCGAGGATCCATGGGGAACGGTGATCAGGACCGTTTCCGGCAAGGCTTGA
- a CDS encoding HpcH/HpaI aldolase family protein, translated as MSLKSRLAADETLCTAWSGVPDALTVEILARQGFDAVTLDMQHGGHHEDSVLRGLAPVLAANKPALVRVPVGRFDMASRALDFGAEAVIAPMVNSVADARLFAAAMKYPPLGERSWGPTYAFPRHGKGDYADWLRDSNARTMAFAMVETRAALDALDGILDTPGIDGIFLGPSDFSIAWSNGAAVNSTLESMMETVASIAERTRKAGKHAAIYVIEPAIAGRVVSMGYRLLAMGSEHALIGLGAKTLLKSVRDSIGS; from the coding sequence ATGTCCCTGAAATCACGCCTTGCGGCCGATGAAACCTTGTGCACCGCATGGTCCGGCGTGCCTGACGCCCTGACGGTCGAGATACTTGCCAGACAGGGTTTCGATGCCGTCACCCTCGACATGCAGCATGGCGGACATCACGAGGACAGTGTGCTGCGCGGCCTTGCGCCGGTGCTGGCCGCCAACAAGCCGGCGCTGGTGCGCGTTCCGGTCGGCCGCTTCGACATGGCCAGCCGCGCGCTCGATTTCGGCGCCGAGGCGGTGATTGCGCCGATGGTGAATTCGGTGGCGGACGCCAGGCTGTTCGCTGCCGCCATGAAGTATCCGCCGCTCGGCGAGCGCTCATGGGGCCCGACCTATGCCTTTCCGCGTCATGGCAAGGGCGACTATGCCGACTGGCTGCGCGATAGCAACGCTCGTACCATGGCCTTCGCCATGGTCGAAACGCGCGCCGCGCTCGATGCGCTCGACGGCATCCTCGACACGCCGGGAATCGACGGCATCTTCCTCGGCCCATCGGATTTTTCGATCGCCTGGTCGAACGGCGCCGCTGTCAACTCGACGCTCGAAAGCATGATGGAAACCGTCGCCTCGATCGCCGAGCGGACGCGCAAGGCCGGCAAGCATGCCGCGATCTATGTCATCGAGCCGGCCATCGCCGGCCGTGTGGTATCGATGGGCTACCGGCTGCTGGCGATGGGCTCCGAGCACGCGTTGATCGGGCTGGGGGCAAAGACCCTGCTGAAGAGCGTGAGGGACTCGATCGGGTCCTAA
- the purB gene encoding adenylosuccinate lyase has translation MIPRYSRPEMVAIWSPETRFRIWFEIEAYACDALAELGVIPKEAAKTIWEKGGAAKFDVNAIDEIERVTKHDVIAFLTHLSEFVGLDARFIHQGMTSSDVLDTCFAVQLTRASDILLADIDGLLAALKRRAYEHKDTVTIGRSHGIHAEPTTFGVKLAQAYAEFSRCRERLVHAREDIATCAISGAVGTFANIDPYVEEHVAKKLGLKPEPVSTQVIPRDRHAMFFATLAVIASSIERLATEIRHLQRTEVLEAEEYFSPGQKGSSAMPHKRNPVLTENLTGLARMVRSFALPAMENVALWHERDISHSSVERMIGPDATVTLDFALSRLTSVINRLLVYPDNMLKNMNKFRGLVHSQRVLLALTQAGVSREDAYRLVQRNAMKVWEQGADFLEELLADKEVTAALPEAEIREKFDLGYHTKHVDTIFKRVFGEA, from the coding sequence ATGATCCCTCGCTACTCCCGGCCGGAAATGGTGGCCATCTGGTCGCCCGAAACCCGGTTCCGCATCTGGTTCGAGATTGAGGCCTACGCTTGTGACGCGCTGGCCGAGCTCGGCGTGATCCCGAAGGAGGCCGCCAAAACCATTTGGGAAAAAGGCGGGGCCGCGAAGTTCGACGTCAATGCGATCGACGAGATCGAGCGCGTCACCAAGCACGACGTCATCGCCTTCCTCACCCACCTTAGCGAATTCGTCGGGCTGGACGCCCGCTTCATTCATCAGGGGATGACGTCCTCGGACGTTCTCGACACCTGCTTCGCCGTGCAGCTCACCCGCGCCAGCGACATCCTTCTGGCCGACATCGACGGCTTGCTTGCGGCGCTCAAGCGCCGCGCCTACGAACACAAGGACACCGTCACCATCGGCCGCAGCCACGGCATCCATGCCGAGCCGACCACCTTCGGCGTCAAGCTGGCGCAGGCCTATGCCGAATTCTCGCGCTGCCGCGAGCGGCTGGTGCACGCGCGTGAGGATATTGCGACATGCGCCATATCAGGTGCTGTCGGCACCTTCGCCAATATCGATCCCTATGTCGAAGAGCATGTGGCGAAGAAACTCGGATTGAAGCCGGAGCCGGTGTCGACGCAGGTGATCCCGCGCGACCGCCATGCGATGTTCTTTGCGACGCTCGCTGTCATCGCGTCGTCGATCGAACGGCTGGCGACAGAAATCCGCCATCTGCAGCGCACCGAGGTGCTGGAGGCGGAAGAGTATTTTTCGCCCGGACAGAAAGGCTCGTCGGCGATGCCGCACAAGCGTAACCCGGTGCTTACCGAAAACCTCACCGGGCTTGCCCGCATGGTGCGTTCCTTCGCGCTGCCGGCGATGGAGAACGTGGCGCTCTGGCACGAGCGCGACATCTCGCATTCGTCGGTCGAGCGCATGATCGGCCCGGATGCGACCGTGACGCTCGATTTCGCGTTGTCGCGGCTGACCAGTGTCATCAACAGATTGCTCGTCTATCCCGACAACATGCTGAAGAACATGAACAAGTTCCGCGGCCTTGTGCATTCGCAGCGTGTGCTGCTGGCGCTGACCCAGGCCGGCGTCAGCCGTGAGGATGCCTACCGGCTGGTGCAGCGAAACGCCATGAAAGTATGGGAGCAAGGCGCTGATTTCCTTGAGGAACTTTTGGCCGACAAGGAGGTCACCGCAGCCTTGCCCGAGGCCGAAATTCGTGAAAAATTCGACCTTGGCTATCATACCAAGCATGTCGACACGATCTTCAAGCGCGTCTTCGGGGAAGCGTGA